In Candidatus Eremiobacterota bacterium, a genomic segment contains:
- a CDS encoding glycosyltransferase, translating into MKKAKVALVHDFLYWRGGAERCLEALRELFPGAPLFTLFWDRARLPEYRGGDVRTSFLDRLPFITRNHYHYLPLYPAAVSSLDFSGFDLIISSSWAWSRNITVPAGALHICYCYTPMRFAAGFFDEYMAGKPAVTKLAFRVMVRRLTSWEKRRGSPQTRYLAISEEVKKRIARHYGSASEVVYPPVDTGFFTPLPGCRREPFSLLVSRLVPYKRVDCAVNAFRLSERRLVIVGEGPESPMLRRNAPPNVEFAGSVSDSELLELYRRGKALVMPQVEDFGLAALEAQACGMPVLAYGKGGALETVIPGITGHFFHEQTPEALGRGLAEMEELHFQTDALRDNALRFSRDLFLERFREKLGSSAGFTCC; encoded by the coding sequence ATGAAGAAGGCAAAAGTAGCGCTGGTCCATGACTTTCTTTACTGGAGAGGCGGCGCCGAACGCTGCCTGGAAGCCCTGCGGGAGCTTTTTCCCGGCGCCCCTCTCTTCACCCTCTTCTGGGACCGGGCGCGCCTTCCCGAATACCGCGGCGGGGACGTGAGGACGTCATTCCTGGACAGGCTCCCCTTTATCACCAGGAACCACTACCACTATCTCCCCCTCTATCCGGCGGCCGTAAGCTCCCTTGATTTTTCGGGCTTTGACCTCATCATCAGCAGTTCATGGGCATGGTCGCGGAACATCACCGTGCCTGCGGGGGCCCTCCATATCTGTTACTGTTATACTCCTATGCGCTTTGCCGCAGGATTTTTTGACGAGTACATGGCAGGAAAGCCGGCCGTGACAAAGCTTGCCTTCCGGGTGATGGTAAGGAGGCTCACTTCCTGGGAGAAAAGGCGAGGGAGCCCGCAGACCCGTTATCTGGCCATATCGGAGGAGGTAAAGAAGAGAATCGCGCGCCATTACGGCAGTGCTTCCGAAGTGGTATATCCCCCCGTGGACACGGGTTTTTTCACCCCCCTGCCGGGGTGCCGCCGTGAGCCCTTCTCCCTGCTGGTCTCAAGGCTTGTCCCTTACAAGCGTGTAGATTGTGCAGTAAATGCCTTCCGCCTGTCGGAGAGGCGCCTTGTGATCGTTGGCGAAGGCCCCGAGTCGCCCATGCTCAGGCGCAATGCGCCGCCAAATGTGGAATTTGCCGGATCGGTGAGTGACAGTGAGCTCCTGGAGCTTTACCGCCGCGGGAAGGCATTGGTCATGCCCCAGGTGGAGGACTTCGGCCTTGCAGCGCTTGAAGCCCAGGCCTGCGGCATGCCGGTGCTGGCCTACGGGAAGGGAGGGGCCCTGGAAACAGTCATTCCCGGGATCACGGGCCATTTCTTCCATGAACAGACCCCTGAAGCTCTGGGGAGGGGCCTTGCCGAGATGGAGGAGCTGCATTTTCAAACCGATGCTCTCAGGGACAATGCCCTCCGTTTCTCCCGTGACCTCTTCCTTGAGCGCTTCAGGGAAAAACTGGGGTCCTCTGCCGGGTTCACCTGCTGCTAG
- a CDS encoding tetratricopeptide repeat protein, which translates to MNHQPSAIDMAESAPAPRAPGPVIPRELVFSLLVLLFFGGLITAIVCFYYSSMASSLVRKGSRLRSEGKSDEALAAYRQSLYFNGKNSMAFTLLGEEYLRRGDMARAFFYLQKGAACRPVSGMGLYYLGAFEASRGNYRALDRILGEVPDLSPQDRAYGDLLRLYCAVMVPGESSCVMAPEEWKSLLNKLIAGADSPFMRTHLGLIAIYGGSPEKAERIFKSLVAENPDRPCFQTYLAMAFMASGKTPQALTMLNGALQQDKENYLALCYLGSLYCGEKLYDEAYSSLSRAIAIGKDRAPGYFFMGELFYRRGETAKARTYLEKSVLYQPNLGPAYSRLHETYKKLKISDRADASYKNAAIYRGPLTIPAPSY; encoded by the coding sequence ATGAATCACCAGCCCTCGGCCATTGACATGGCAGAATCGGCGCCAGCTCCCCGGGCGCCCGGGCCCGTGATTCCCCGCGAGCTGGTCTTTTCCCTGCTGGTGCTCCTCTTCTTCGGGGGCCTCATAACGGCCATAGTCTGCTTTTATTACAGCTCAATGGCTTCATCGCTCGTCAGGAAAGGGAGCAGGCTGAGGAGCGAGGGGAAAAGCGACGAAGCGTTGGCAGCATACCGGCAGTCTCTTTATTTCAATGGAAAAAATTCCATGGCCTTCACCCTCCTCGGCGAAGAGTATCTCAGGAGGGGCGACATGGCAAGGGCCTTCTTCTACCTTCAGAAAGGGGCTGCCTGCAGGCCCGTGAGCGGGATGGGACTTTATTACCTGGGAGCCTTCGAGGCCTCCAGGGGGAACTACAGGGCTCTCGACAGGATCCTTGGAGAAGTGCCCGATCTTTCTCCGCAGGACAGGGCATACGGCGACCTCCTGAGGCTCTATTGCGCCGTCATGGTGCCGGGAGAGTCTTCCTGCGTCATGGCACCGGAAGAATGGAAAAGCCTTTTAAATAAGCTCATTGCCGGCGCTGACTCCCCGTTCATGAGAACCCATCTCGGCCTTATTGCCATTTACGGGGGAAGCCCTGAAAAGGCCGAGAGGATTTTCAAGAGCCTTGTGGCGGAGAACCCTGACAGACCCTGTTTCCAGACCTACCTCGCCATGGCCTTCATGGCCTCGGGAAAGACACCTCAGGCCCTCACCATGCTCAACGGGGCCCTCCAGCAGGATAAGGAGAACTACCTGGCCCTCTGTTACCTGGGCTCCCTGTACTGCGGGGAAAAGCTCTACGATGAGGCCTATTCCTCTCTTTCCAGGGCCATCGCCATTGGAAAAGATCGGGCGCCCGGCTACTTTTTCATGGGTGAGCTCTTCTACCGGAGAGGAGAAACGGCAAAAGCAAGAACATACCTGGAGAAAAGCGTGCTGTACCAGCCCAACCTCGGCCCCGCCTACAGCCGGCTCCACGAGACATACAAAAAGCTCAAAATCAGCGATAGAGCCGACGCCTCCTATAAAAACGCCGCGATTTACCGGGGGCCTCTCACTATCCCCGCGCCCTCTTACTAG
- a CDS encoding ATP-binding cassette domain-containing protein — protein MIELKNVSKTFQEGTANEVRALVNISLTVHQGDFVTVIGTNGSGKSTLLGAIAGGFRPDEGSIVIAGSDVTDLADYRRASFISRCFQDPFTGTAASMTVAENLHMAFMRGAPRGFSIGLSAKRLRYYREALGELEMQLEERLHTVVGTLSGGQRQALTLLMAVIVRPKVLLLDEHTAALDPKSAFQVLRLTQRFVERDSLTALMVTHHMDQAIELGNRTIMMHDGRIIEDFAGKERAHLTSGDLHERFAGLRKREKLTPEMREYFHGEYR, from the coding sequence GTGATTGAGCTGAAGAATGTGAGCAAGACCTTTCAGGAAGGGACGGCCAACGAGGTGCGGGCCCTCGTGAATATAAGCCTCACGGTCCATCAGGGCGATTTCGTGACCGTCATAGGCACCAACGGGTCGGGAAAATCAACGCTGCTGGGGGCCATCGCGGGGGGCTTCAGGCCCGATGAGGGGTCTATCGTTATTGCAGGGAGCGATGTCACGGACCTGGCTGATTACCGGAGGGCCTCCTTCATTTCGCGCTGCTTTCAGGATCCCTTCACCGGCACGGCTGCCTCGATGACCGTGGCGGAGAACCTCCACATGGCCTTCATGAGAGGCGCTCCCAGGGGATTCAGTATCGGGCTCAGCGCAAAAAGGCTCCGCTACTATCGCGAGGCCCTCGGTGAGCTTGAGATGCAGCTTGAGGAGAGACTTCACACTGTGGTGGGGACCCTTTCGGGGGGGCAGAGGCAGGCCCTCACCCTCCTTATGGCAGTCATTGTCAGGCCCAAGGTCCTGCTCCTTGACGAGCATACCGCGGCACTTGACCCTAAATCGGCCTTTCAGGTGCTGAGACTTACGCAGCGCTTTGTGGAAAGAGACTCATTGACGGCCCTCATGGTGACCCATCATATGGATCAGGCCATCGAGCTGGGCAACAGAACCATCATGATGCACGACGGGAGAATAATAGAGGATTTTGCCGGGAAAGAAAGGGCGCACCTCACCTCAGGGGACCTCCATGAGCGGTTTGCCGGACTCAGAAAGAGAGAAAAGCTCACTCCCGAGATGAGAGAATACTTCCATGGAGAATACCGCTAG
- a CDS encoding glycosyltransferase family 2 protein: MENTASEKGGTMAPTAKKATVIVPHWNGREVLAECLHSLSRQHFRDFQTIVVDNGSTDGSCDFIAERFPHVEVVALPENRGFGGAVNEGIRRSRTSYVALLNNDCLAAPGWLGSLVDALESGSEWSFCSCKILNYFNRTSIAELGHAYCRDGSVVQIGAGMKDTGTLDMLVNEVFGPSGAAALYRKSLFDDTGLFDDDLFLYFEDVDLSIRARLSGHRCRYVPSGVVYHRGGYSTGRIAGIQKYFVANKVRVFIKNMPRELLSPYLPRLIESLGEDFRWLESRGAAGLYREGIALALSDLEHFIKKASLQEIKVPAGEFENMLGEREDYSHLTLQQRIPFLPSQSSDGVTFHGTGKA; this comes from the coding sequence ATGGAGAATACCGCTAGCGAGAAAGGGGGAACGATGGCTCCCACCGCGAAAAAGGCAACGGTGATTGTCCCGCACTGGAACGGGAGGGAGGTCCTCGCCGAGTGCCTCCATTCCCTCTCGAGGCAGCATTTCAGGGATTTCCAGACTATTGTCGTCGATAACGGGTCAACAGACGGCTCCTGTGATTTTATCGCGGAAAGATTCCCCCATGTGGAGGTCGTGGCCCTTCCTGAAAACAGGGGCTTCGGAGGTGCTGTCAATGAAGGGATCAGGCGCTCCCGAACCTCCTATGTGGCGCTCCTCAACAATGACTGCCTTGCCGCCCCCGGGTGGCTCGGGTCCCTGGTGGACGCCCTCGAGAGCGGGAGCGAGTGGAGCTTCTGCTCGTGCAAGATTCTGAATTATTTCAACAGGACATCCATAGCCGAGCTTGGCCATGCTTACTGCCGGGACGGCTCAGTGGTGCAGATCGGGGCCGGCATGAAAGACACCGGCACTCTTGACATGCTGGTGAACGAGGTCTTCGGCCCCTCTGGCGCCGCGGCACTTTACCGCAAGAGCCTTTTTGATGATACAGGCCTCTTTGACGACGATCTTTTCCTCTATTTTGAAGATGTGGATCTGAGCATCAGGGCAAGGCTCTCAGGGCACCGATGCCGTTATGTGCCGTCAGGCGTGGTATATCACCGCGGCGGCTATTCCACGGGCCGGATCGCAGGTATCCAGAAATATTTCGTCGCCAACAAGGTGCGGGTTTTCATCAAAAACATGCCCCGGGAACTTCTTTCCCCTTATCTTCCGAGGCTCATTGAAAGCCTGGGCGAGGATTTCAGGTGGTTGGAGAGCCGGGGGGCAGCAGGACTCTATCGCGAGGGAATTGCCCTGGCTCTCAGCGATTTGGAGCACTTCATAAAAAAAGCGAGCTTACAGGAAATAAAGGTACCGGCCGGTGAATTTGAGAATATGCTGGGAGAGAGAGAGGACTATAGCCATCTCACCCTCCAGCAGAGAATTCCCTTTTTACCCTCTCAATCAAGTGACGGCGTGACATTCCATGGCACAGGAAAAGCATAG
- a CDS encoding NUDIX hydrolase encodes MKATHSAVIPLRRKDGCLEVLLITSRRTGRWIIPKGFIEHELSPQESALKEAWEEAGLEGEATGGPLGTFLYQRKGNEWNVEVYLMHVTAERDHWPEENERQKKWVSLDEALELVDDEELRRLVRTAFSLEGGNS; translated from the coding sequence ATGAAAGCGACCCATTCGGCAGTGATCCCGCTGAGGCGGAAAGATGGTTGCCTGGAAGTTCTTCTTATCACCTCCAGGCGCACGGGGCGCTGGATCATCCCCAAGGGCTTCATTGAGCACGAGCTTTCACCGCAGGAATCGGCACTGAAGGAGGCCTGGGAAGAGGCAGGCCTTGAGGGCGAAGCAACCGGAGGGCCCCTGGGGACCTTCCTCTACCAAAGAAAGGGTAATGAGTGGAATGTAGAGGTGTACCTGATGCATGTCACGGCAGAGAGGGATCATTGGCCCGAAGAGAATGAGCGGCAGAAAAAGTGGGTCTCCCTTGATGAGGCCCTTGAGCTTGTCGATGATGAAGAGCTCCGCCGGCTCGTCAGGACCGCTTTCTCCCTTGAGGGTGGAAATAGCTGA
- a CDS encoding glucose 1-dehydrogenase encodes MKRLQGKVCIITGSSGGIGKGIAELLAGEGAKVIIADILEEKGHEAVKEITAQGGTASFRKLDVSDGESWQGAVDHAIAAYGRLDILVNNAGIAFSKPIIDMSLQEWRRVMAVNLDGVFLGIKHSVPAMKRNGAQGGAIVNISSNYVFVPGKGQAAYCASKSGVNAVTKVAAIEYAHDHIRVNTIYPGFVDTPMFDQVCSQFGKSKEEMLSIMARTVLLNRVGKPIDIARAVLFLASEDSDFVTGAELTVDGGEVIKRTFYDDMEKLAKEAAGAH; translated from the coding sequence ATGAAAAGACTTCAGGGGAAAGTATGCATAATCACGGGATCTTCCGGAGGAATCGGCAAGGGAATCGCAGAGCTGCTCGCCGGCGAGGGGGCGAAAGTCATCATTGCTGATATTCTTGAGGAAAAGGGCCACGAGGCCGTGAAAGAGATCACTGCACAAGGCGGGACGGCATCTTTCCGGAAGCTGGACGTGAGTGACGGGGAATCGTGGCAGGGCGCCGTTGACCACGCCATCGCCGCGTACGGGAGGCTTGACATCCTCGTCAACAACGCGGGGATCGCGTTTTCAAAGCCCATCATTGACATGAGCCTCCAGGAATGGCGCAGGGTGATGGCGGTCAATCTCGACGGCGTATTCCTGGGCATAAAGCATTCCGTGCCTGCCATGAAGAGAAACGGGGCCCAGGGAGGCGCTATCGTCAACATCTCGTCAAACTACGTCTTCGTACCCGGCAAGGGACAGGCTGCCTACTGCGCAAGCAAGAGCGGCGTGAACGCCGTCACCAAGGTTGCCGCCATAGAATACGCACATGATCATATCAGGGTGAACACCATCTATCCCGGTTTCGTGGACACTCCCATGTTTGACCAGGTCTGCTCCCAGTTTGGGAAAAGCAAGGAAGAGATGCTGAGCATCATGGCACGAACTGTGCTTCTGAACCGCGTGGGGAAGCCGATCGATATCGCGAGAGCGGTGCTTTTCCTCGCCTCGGAAGACTCGGATTTTGTCACAGGGGCGGAGCTCACCGTGGACGGTGGCGAGGTCATCAAAAGAACCTTTTACGACGACATGGAAAAGCTCGCGAAAGAGGCGGCAGGCGCCCACTGA
- a CDS encoding histidine kinase N-terminal 7TM domain-containing protein — translation MTLLGGTYLFLISLSIIISGVLSYIAWKRQKQPGAFALFILAALVVIWSASSALEALAPDLELKEFWVNVQYFGYALLPAISFVMILDFVGLGYWLTRQRIGALLMIPILTIAAVWTNDFHHLMRSGIHFEYIDGLTFMGKTYGSWNWVNIAYSYLALMASLAVLLRTMLHSKGFFRIQAAMLSGALALPLIWTTMFVFTSHDSHGMDYSPAVSCFGLIFMAIAILRFRLLDVAPLARDIVVERLDQGMLVIDRMERIVDMNAYAERIIPARAPDVLGRPAAEALGEWPAIVEKIKDAECSSVLEIMKEAGEVRRYWEVRLSPISVPNKPPLGTLIMFRDITERKNIEEKLRQANRALEDSNRQLNEAIEKTRELAREAQAANVSKSQFVANISHEIRTPLNGVIGMTELLLESPLSREQREWAEMIHTSGKSLLSVINEVLDFSKIEAGKLEIEESAFDIRSVMEEISDILALKAQEKGLRFLWIAGKEVPPVLSGDRGLLKQVLLNLAGNAMKFTDHGEVCIRTAVESDDGDRLTLRFSVSDTGIGIPRGKLPHLFTPFTQIDTTASRRYSGTGLGLAISREIVEQLGGAIRVESEEGKGSTFFFTVALRKSPEGSPDTPEGIPPGIPVLVADGNSAAREMALSLLDLWKCQPGEAATAEEMIERINASARQGQPFRLALIAETLPGLEAPAVQKALQEHTELHGMQQVVISTIFRFHNEGPRLLVTLPRPLKRASLRKCLMALLTAGEQGKEEKAEKQKEPAAFHRDPPYRILLVEDNVVNRKVAEAVLLKLDLDVTTAQDGREAIQALEKDLFDAVLMDCQMPEMDGYEATAIIRNRSSAVRNHDVPVIALTAHAMKGDREGFIAAGMDDYIAKPLDRAVLREVLTRWLTGEKARQGTAGM, via the coding sequence ATGACCCTGCTGGGCGGAACTTACCTTTTTCTCATCTCCCTCTCAATAATAATCTCGGGGGTCCTCTCATACATTGCCTGGAAAAGGCAGAAACAGCCCGGCGCTTTTGCCCTCTTCATACTGGCGGCCCTTGTCGTGATCTGGTCGGCTTCGAGCGCCCTGGAGGCATTGGCCCCCGATCTCGAATTGAAGGAGTTCTGGGTGAATGTCCAGTATTTCGGCTACGCCCTTCTCCCCGCCATATCATTTGTCATGATCCTTGATTTCGTCGGCCTCGGGTACTGGCTCACCAGGCAGAGAATCGGGGCCCTGCTGATGATCCCCATACTCACCATCGCCGCCGTATGGACCAATGATTTCCATCACCTCATGAGAAGCGGCATCCACTTTGAATATATCGACGGCCTCACGTTCATGGGGAAAACCTACGGGTCATGGAACTGGGTGAACATCGCCTATTCATATCTCGCTCTGATGGCAAGCCTCGCAGTCCTTCTGCGCACCATGCTCCATTCAAAAGGATTCTTCAGGATCCAGGCAGCCATGCTCTCTGGCGCCCTTGCCCTCCCGCTCATCTGGACCACCATGTTTGTATTCACCAGCCACGACTCGCACGGAATGGATTATTCCCCTGCCGTTTCATGCTTCGGCCTCATTTTCATGGCAATTGCCATCCTCAGGTTCCGCCTCCTTGACGTGGCGCCCCTCGCAAGGGATATTGTCGTTGAGCGCCTCGACCAGGGAATGCTGGTAATAGACAGAATGGAGCGTATCGTTGACATGAACGCCTATGCGGAAAGGATAATACCCGCCAGGGCCCCTGATGTGCTTGGAAGGCCTGCTGCTGAAGCCCTCGGCGAATGGCCCGCCATCGTGGAGAAGATAAAGGATGCCGAGTGCTCCTCGGTGCTTGAGATAATGAAGGAAGCGGGAGAAGTCCGCCGTTACTGGGAAGTACGCCTCTCCCCCATCTCGGTCCCCAATAAACCGCCCCTTGGAACCCTTATCATGTTCCGCGACATCACCGAGCGGAAAAATATCGAGGAAAAGCTCAGGCAAGCCAACAGGGCCCTGGAGGATTCGAACAGGCAGCTCAATGAGGCCATTGAGAAAACAAGGGAGCTTGCCCGGGAGGCCCAGGCGGCAAATGTCTCAAAAAGCCAGTTCGTCGCGAACATAAGCCACGAGATAAGAACCCCTCTCAACGGTGTCATAGGGATGACCGAGCTGCTGCTGGAATCACCGCTCTCCCGGGAGCAGCGCGAATGGGCTGAGATGATTCACACCAGCGGGAAAAGCCTCCTCTCGGTGATAAATGAGGTCCTGGACTTCTCAAAGATCGAGGCCGGGAAGCTGGAGATCGAGGAATCGGCCTTTGACATAAGGTCTGTGATGGAGGAGATCTCCGACATCCTTGCGCTTAAGGCGCAGGAGAAAGGCCTGAGATTTCTCTGGATTGCCGGAAAAGAGGTACCCCCGGTGCTCTCAGGAGACAGGGGCCTCTTGAAGCAGGTGCTCCTTAACCTCGCGGGCAACGCCATGAAATTCACCGATCATGGGGAAGTCTGCATAAGGACTGCCGTTGAGAGCGACGACGGTGACAGGCTGACTCTCCGCTTTTCTGTCAGCGACACGGGAATCGGCATCCCCCGGGGGAAACTGCCTCATCTCTTCACCCCCTTCACGCAGATTGACACCACAGCCTCCCGGCGCTACAGCGGCACAGGCCTGGGGCTGGCCATCTCCAGGGAGATTGTCGAGCAGCTGGGGGGAGCCATCAGAGTGGAGAGCGAGGAAGGGAAAGGCTCGACTTTCTTCTTCACTGTTGCCCTCAGGAAAAGTCCCGAAGGATCTCCCGACACCCCTGAAGGGATACCCCCCGGCATCCCTGTCCTTGTTGCCGACGGGAACAGTGCTGCCAGGGAAATGGCCCTCTCCCTCCTTGACCTCTGGAAATGCCAGCCAGGGGAGGCAGCCACCGCGGAGGAAATGATTGAGCGAATCAATGCTTCCGCCAGGCAGGGCCAGCCATTCAGGCTTGCCCTCATCGCGGAAACACTGCCCGGACTCGAGGCACCGGCTGTTCAGAAAGCCTTGCAGGAGCACACAGAGCTCCATGGAATGCAGCAGGTCGTCATCTCAACGATATTTCGGTTTCACAATGAAGGCCCGCGCCTGCTCGTCACTCTTCCGAGGCCCCTGAAAAGGGCCAGCCTCAGGAAATGCCTCATGGCGCTCCTTACTGCCGGGGAACAGGGAAAAGAGGAAAAGGCAGAGAAACAGAAAGAGCCTGCGGCTTTCCACCGGGATCCGCCATACCGCATCCTTCTCGTCGAGGATAATGTCGTGAACAGGAAAGTGGCCGAAGCAGTCCTTCTCAAGCTGGACCTCGACGTCACCACTGCCCAGGATGGCAGGGAGGCCATACAGGCGCTTGAAAAGGATCTCTTTGACGCAGTGCTGATGGACTGCCAGATGCCGGAGATGGACGGTTACGAAGCCACAGCGATAATACGCAACAGATCTTCGGCAGTGAGAAACCATGACGTGCCGGTAATAGCCCTTACCGCCCATGCCATGAAAGGCGACAGGGAAGGATTCATTGCCGCAGGGATGGATGACTATATAGCCAAGCCCCTGGACAGGGCCGTGCTGCGGGAGGTTCTCACCAGATGGCTCACAGGGGAAAAAGCGCGGCAAGGCACTGCCGGCATGTAA